A window of Haliscomenobacter hydrossis DSM 1100 contains these coding sequences:
- a CDS encoding IS630 family transposase → MIPAESSAAFVYQMEKVLDVYERPYDADFPVVCMDESPKQIIDYKQITISDGSRLQDSEYVRLGVAELFVAFEPLAGHREMTIEDDHTTTTWVNFMAAQMDTQYQEAKKVTWVMDNFVTHKPENFYKVFPPAQAKAYVDRMDFVYTPKHGSWLNMAEIQFALVGRDALDKPFKSKKEVEGAVKIWEIAQNQLRKGANWQFTTEKARIKLKKLYPTI, encoded by the coding sequence GTGATACCAGCAGAATCAAGTGCTGCTTTTGTGTACCAAATGGAAAAGGTATTGGATGTTTACGAAAGACCATACGACGCTGACTTTCCAGTAGTTTGCATGGATGAGTCTCCAAAGCAAATAATTGACTACAAGCAAATTACGATCTCAGATGGAAGTAGGTTACAAGATTCAGAATATGTGCGTTTGGGCGTTGCGGAATTATTCGTGGCATTCGAACCTCTCGCTGGCCATCGGGAAATGACCATTGAGGATGATCATACGACCACGACTTGGGTAAATTTCATGGCCGCTCAAATGGATACCCAATACCAAGAAGCTAAAAAGGTAACCTGGGTGATGGATAATTTTGTCACCCACAAGCCAGAAAATTTTTACAAAGTATTTCCACCTGCTCAGGCCAAAGCTTACGTGGATCGGATGGATTTTGTGTATACCCCCAAACACGGGTCATGGTTAAACATGGCAGAAATACAATTTGCTTTGGTGGGACGTGATGCTTTGGACAAACCTTTCAAAAGCAAAAAGGAGGTGGAAGGAGCAGTTAAAATTTGGGAGATTGCGCAAAATCAGCTCCGGAAAGGAGCAAATTGGCAATTCACCACTGAGAAAGCCCGAATCAAACTCAAGAAGTTGTATCCGACTATTTAA
- a CDS encoding helix-turn-helix domain-containing protein, with product MKARYRIHLSKKERETLLDWIKTGKRKAQHIQYCHILLNSDESEGRKPPRMTDVADRYQSTARTVERVKKAFCDEGMSLFEAKERKTRSDKKIDARAEAHLIALLCQSPPNDAPRWKLQMLADCLVELEIVESISKMSISKLLKKMNLSPSKKRNT from the coding sequence ATGAAGGCAAGATACAGAATACACCTGAGTAAAAAAGAGCGGGAAACGCTGCTGGATTGGATAAAGACAGGCAAGCGCAAAGCCCAACACATCCAATATTGCCATATTTTACTCAATAGTGATGAAAGTGAAGGTAGAAAACCACCACGAATGACGGACGTAGCAGACAGGTACCAGAGCACGGCAAGAACAGTGGAGCGAGTAAAAAAAGCATTCTGTGATGAAGGGATGTCTTTGTTTGAAGCCAAAGAAAGAAAAACGCGGAGTGATAAAAAGATAGATGCGCGAGCGGAAGCGCATCTCATTGCGCTGCTTTGTCAATCGCCACCCAATGATGCGCCTCGGTGGAAATTGCAAATGTTGGCAGATTGCTTAGTGGAATTAGAGATAGTAGAATCGATCTCTAAAATGTCGATCAGCAAATTGTTAAAAAAAATGAACTTAAGCCCTTCAAAAAAGCGCAATACGTGA
- a CDS encoding AAA family ATPase, which produces MYIKELELYNFRQYKGNNTINLETEEDKNILIVSGMNGFGKTNFLIALVWCLYGSDTEKVDEFFKKIVDEQGGYKRYIANSLNWSAKNEGESRFYVSVTFSDIEITAVPCQTITVIRSYDINSAEPLRLDILFDNQINELVQQEYGYELFIRDFLIPLETAKFFFFDAEKIISLADSTIKSVEERKALSKAYSEVLGIQKYEDLRESLEEIQRRFTKESATPTEQKRLVELEKLMEQNEIDLRAKELEIDDLKEKNQSLRFESNQYQNKLIKEGNKITLDELESLRRRNEDIEQENFKVLNELKDFLDLAPFAIAGESMLEISEQIEKEFSSKKIKYQDEEIENKTEEILSEIEERKRDLTEIVKPRISEFYNNTIRQLIRKHFFDILDNSSYNIQHLHDFLETERNEFNAILNNLKHSYKQRFKSTTKEYNILRSERNNIGKRLRNAESNEEDPIVSDYRRKKAETDSIIIVNENRIEYLNQEIGGIKNQQNSIKAEMSELTKKVQIATQLKQKHELTKRILGELKEFIIRFKEEKRKRFAEKIYNSLSALMHKKLIGSVEVEMIGEDIEINLKRPDNTILPKDSLSNGEKQLYATALLRALSEESGVEFPVFVDSPMQKLDPLHSEQIILSFYPNVSKQVVIFPISTKELIQEEFEKLRVFVNKTFFIDHRDGISRFEEVPVELLFSEFKTRKNHWKSS; this is translated from the coding sequence ATGTATATCAAAGAATTAGAGCTTTACAATTTCAGACAGTATAAGGGTAATAATACCATCAATCTTGAAACAGAGGAGGACAAGAATATTCTTATTGTGAGTGGTATGAATGGATTTGGCAAAACTAATTTTCTGATTGCATTAGTATGGTGTCTTTATGGTAGTGATACAGAGAAAGTCGATGAATTTTTCAAAAAAATAGTAGATGAGCAGGGAGGGTACAAACGATATATTGCAAATAGTTTAAATTGGTCGGCTAAGAACGAAGGAGAATCCCGTTTTTATGTTTCAGTCACGTTTTCTGATATTGAAATAACGGCAGTGCCTTGTCAAACCATAACAGTTATTAGATCATATGATATTAATTCAGCTGAACCGTTAAGGCTCGACATTCTTTTTGATAACCAAATCAATGAATTAGTCCAACAAGAATATGGATATGAATTGTTTATACGAGACTTTTTGATACCACTGGAGACTGCTAAATTCTTCTTTTTTGATGCGGAAAAAATAATTTCTCTCGCAGATTCAACAATAAAATCTGTTGAAGAGAGAAAAGCTTTAAGCAAAGCATATTCCGAAGTTTTGGGTATTCAAAAATATGAAGACCTAAGAGAAAGCCTTGAGGAGATTCAACGACGCTTTACCAAAGAATCTGCTACTCCAACGGAGCAGAAGCGTTTGGTTGAATTAGAAAAACTAATGGAGCAAAATGAAATAGACTTACGAGCAAAAGAACTAGAAATAGATGACCTAAAAGAAAAGAATCAAAGTCTTCGCTTCGAGTCCAATCAATACCAAAATAAACTAATCAAAGAAGGAAATAAAATTACGCTTGATGAATTGGAATCTTTAAGGCGTAGGAATGAGGATATAGAACAAGAAAATTTCAAGGTGCTCAATGAATTGAAAGATTTCCTAGACTTAGCTCCTTTTGCGATTGCAGGTGAGTCAATGCTTGAAATTTCTGAGCAAATCGAGAAGGAATTTAGCTCTAAAAAAATAAAATACCAGGATGAAGAAATAGAGAACAAAACCGAAGAAATTTTAAGCGAAATTGAAGAAAGAAAACGCGATTTAACAGAAATTGTTAAACCACGCATCTCGGAATTTTATAACAATACAATACGACAGTTGATACGAAAGCATTTTTTTGACATTCTTGACAACTCATCATACAACATACAACATTTACATGATTTTTTAGAAACTGAACGAAATGAATTCAATGCAATATTGAATAACCTCAAACATTCTTACAAGCAAAGATTTAAAAGCACGACTAAAGAGTATAACATACTTAGAAGCGAACGGAATAATATAGGTAAAAGGCTGAGGAACGCAGAATCTAACGAAGAAGACCCAATTGTATCAGATTATAGGCGAAAAAAAGCTGAAACTGATTCAATTATTATTGTCAACGAGAACCGTATTGAATACTTAAATCAAGAAATTGGTGGGATAAAAAATCAGCAAAATTCAATTAAAGCAGAAATGAGCGAACTAACTAAAAAAGTACAAATTGCGACTCAGCTTAAGCAAAAACATGAATTAACAAAAAGAATTCTAGGTGAATTAAAAGAATTTATTATCCGATTTAAGGAAGAAAAAAGAAAGCGTTTTGCTGAGAAAATATATAATTCTCTGTCGGCCTTAATGCATAAAAAATTAATCGGATCGGTAGAAGTAGAAATGATTGGGGAGGATATAGAGATCAATCTTAAAAGACCTGATAATACTATCTTACCTAAAGATAGCCTATCTAATGGTGAAAAACAACTCTACGCTACTGCTCTCTTAAGAGCCTTGTCAGAAGAATCTGGTGTTGAATTTCCAGTTTTTGTAGATAGTCCGATGCAAAAATTGGATCCATTACATTCTGAGCAAATAATATTATCTTTCTATCCTAATGTTAGTAAGCAAGTCGTAATTTTTCCAATTTCAACTAAAGAGTTAATTCAAGAAGAATTTGAGAAACTAAGAGTTTTTGTCAATAAAACTTTTTTCATTGATCACAGAGATGGCATTTCTCGCTTTGAGGAAGTCCCCGTTGAATTGCTTTTTAGTGAGTTTAAAACTAGAAAAAATCACTGGAAAAGTTCTTAA
- the dndC gene encoding DNA phosphorothioation system sulfurtransferase DndC → MLDVKFLEAEIRDQYFIDDNNRPWIIGFSGGKDSTMLLQIVWNAIKYFPPEIRQMRQIFVVCNNTLVENPKILDYTNKVLKSIEKAAVEQDMPLKVQRTIPKLEDTFWLNLIGRGYPAPNNIFRWCTERLKISPTTKFILETVNENGEAILLLGTREEESSNRAKNMRKHERIGQRLRKHVLPNTYVFAPLKDVTTNEVWQYLLQVPSPWGASNRDLVTLYRNATGGDCPLVIDTTTPSCGQSRFGCWVCTVVNKDKSMTALIDNGEEWMLPLLEIRDLLAISRDSDYYRDTRRRDGTEKSGVLGPYRPWFRAKILEEVLKAQKAIQEEEPETSLISYQELVAIQILWYRDSIFDFRVSDTYNNIFNSNAMKPDKLDEQKQKENEILKEVCSENANDIPLINELLSLQKSKILLRKKRGLSDDLEQSLEQFLKKQL, encoded by the coding sequence ATGCTTGATGTAAAGTTTTTAGAAGCGGAGATTAGAGATCAGTATTTTATAGACGACAATAATCGCCCTTGGATAATTGGATTCAGTGGAGGCAAAGACTCCACCATGCTTTTGCAAATTGTTTGGAATGCTATTAAGTATTTCCCTCCAGAAATACGTCAAATGAGGCAAATTTTTGTCGTATGTAACAATACATTGGTTGAAAATCCAAAAATTTTAGACTACACAAATAAAGTATTGAAAAGTATTGAAAAAGCTGCTGTTGAGCAAGATATGCCATTAAAGGTTCAAAGAACCATACCAAAACTAGAGGATACTTTTTGGCTTAACCTAATAGGAAGAGGATATCCCGCCCCAAATAATATATTCCGTTGGTGTACTGAAAGACTTAAAATTAGTCCCACTACAAAATTTATTCTAGAAACTGTCAATGAGAATGGAGAGGCCATTCTATTATTGGGGACAAGGGAAGAAGAAAGTAGTAATAGAGCAAAGAATATGCGAAAACATGAAAGGATTGGTCAAAGATTGCGAAAGCACGTTTTACCCAATACCTATGTTTTTGCTCCACTAAAGGATGTTACTACCAATGAAGTATGGCAGTATTTACTCCAAGTCCCTTCCCCTTGGGGTGCTAGCAATCGAGACTTGGTAACCTTATATCGCAATGCCACAGGAGGTGATTGCCCTTTAGTAATCGATACCACTACGCCAAGTTGCGGGCAGAGCAGATTTGGGTGTTGGGTTTGCACAGTGGTCAATAAAGATAAATCTATGACTGCATTAATTGATAATGGAGAAGAATGGATGCTGCCGCTCTTAGAAATTCGTGATTTATTAGCTATTTCAAGAGATAGTGACTATTATCGGGATACTCGTCGAAGAGATGGAACAGAGAAAAGTGGTGTTTTAGGTCCATATCGGCCTTGGTTCAGAGCAAAGATTTTAGAGGAGGTTTTAAAGGCACAAAAAGCTATTCAAGAAGAAGAGCCCGAAACTTCTCTAATCTCATATCAAGAATTAGTTGCTATCCAAATTCTTTGGTACAGAGATAGTATCTTTGATTTTCGTGTCTCAGATACTTATAATAACATCTTTAATTCTAATGCCATGAAACCGGACAAGCTTGATGAACAAAAGCAAAAGGAGAATGAAATTTTAAAGGAGGTTTGTAGCGAAAATGCTAATGATATTCCTCTCATCAATGAGTTGTTGTCGTTACAAAAATCCAAAATTCTTTTGCGTAAAAAAAGAGGTCTTTCTGATGATTTAGAACAGAGTCTTGAACAATTTTTAAAAAAACAACTGTAA
- the ligA gene encoding NAD-dependent DNA ligase LigA — protein sequence MYTQSDQKSLYERSKAYLQADHAVHAQTPAQQHAELCGLIIYHEWRYYIQNDPVLSDYEYDQLFKLLERLEEVHPELVSADSPSQRVSADLTEDFSQVEHLIPMLSLANSYNAEDLNDWDASIKRFLNIDPDTDLDYGVEPKFDGGSIALVYENDVLVRAATRGNGIIGEEITNNAKVIRSIPLRAEFSKYGIHRVELRGEVLIRKDIFEKMNAKRAAEGITLFANARNTATGGLRIKDPKEVAKRGLEAFIYTLGYATDQAGNNMLNQFATHLESLELLEKLGFKVPVQERKLCKNIQEVIDFCNYWQQQRDGYAYEIDGMVAKVNSRELQERSGFTSHHPRWAIAFKFQAKQATSKLLNVEYQVGKIGSITPVAKLEPVQLAGVTVSSVSLHNEDFITSRDLRLGDTVLVERAGDVIPYIVKAMDELRDGSEVPIVFPQFCPINDTDTPVELLREGEEAAWRCPNCVCGQQDLQRIIFHVSKDAMDIDGMGKQIVERFFELGWVRNFADVYNLDFTQVAQLEGFGEKSATKLQAAIEKAKKNPISRVLYSLSIHHLGKKVSKLLAAEINHVLDLKDWQIEDYTKIKDVGPVVAANAIEFFQNELNIELIQQMEALGVNLHQTEEDKPKAASADAPLAGKTILFTGSLAKMGRKEAQEKAEAAGAKNISAVSKNLDILVVGEEAGSKLKKARELGTVMILTEDEFLAMLE from the coding sequence ATGTATACCCAATCTGACCAAAAATCCCTTTACGAACGCTCGAAGGCCTACCTTCAGGCCGACCATGCCGTGCATGCCCAAACCCCGGCACAACAACATGCTGAATTGTGTGGCTTGATCATTTACCATGAGTGGCGGTACTACATCCAAAACGACCCCGTGCTGAGTGATTACGAATACGACCAATTGTTCAAACTCTTGGAGCGCCTGGAAGAAGTACACCCCGAGCTTGTCAGTGCCGATTCACCCAGCCAAAGGGTATCTGCCGACCTGACCGAAGATTTTTCGCAAGTAGAACACCTGATCCCAATGTTGTCTTTGGCCAACTCCTACAATGCCGAAGACCTCAATGATTGGGATGCTTCCATCAAACGGTTTCTCAACATCGACCCGGATACCGACCTGGATTATGGCGTAGAACCCAAATTTGACGGAGGCAGTATTGCCCTGGTGTACGAAAACGACGTGCTGGTACGTGCCGCCACCCGGGGGAACGGGATCATTGGTGAAGAAATCACCAACAACGCCAAAGTCATCCGCTCGATCCCCTTGCGGGCGGAGTTTTCCAAATACGGCATTCACCGGGTTGAATTGCGTGGAGAAGTCCTGATTCGCAAGGATATTTTTGAAAAAATGAACGCCAAACGGGCGGCAGAAGGCATTACCCTTTTTGCCAACGCCCGCAATACCGCCACCGGTGGATTGCGCATCAAAGACCCCAAAGAAGTAGCCAAACGTGGCCTGGAAGCCTTTATTTATACACTGGGCTATGCTACAGATCAGGCGGGCAACAACATGCTCAACCAGTTTGCTACCCACCTGGAAAGCCTGGAATTGCTGGAGAAACTGGGGTTTAAAGTGCCCGTTCAGGAACGCAAATTGTGCAAAAACATCCAGGAAGTAATCGATTTTTGCAATTATTGGCAACAACAACGCGATGGCTACGCTTACGAAATCGACGGGATGGTGGCCAAAGTGAACAGCCGGGAATTGCAGGAACGCTCGGGATTTACCTCACATCACCCGCGCTGGGCGATTGCCTTCAAGTTTCAGGCCAAACAAGCCACCAGCAAACTGCTCAATGTGGAATACCAGGTGGGCAAAATTGGCTCCATTACCCCGGTTGCAAAACTGGAGCCCGTGCAACTGGCGGGCGTAACGGTCTCCTCGGTTTCGCTACACAACGAAGATTTTATCACCAGCCGCGACTTGCGCCTGGGGGACACCGTTCTCGTCGAACGTGCCGGAGACGTGATTCCCTACATCGTCAAAGCGATGGATGAACTGCGCGACGGCAGCGAAGTCCCCATCGTTTTTCCCCAATTTTGCCCCATCAACGATACCGATACCCCCGTAGAATTGCTGCGGGAGGGAGAAGAAGCGGCCTGGCGCTGCCCAAATTGTGTGTGCGGCCAACAAGACTTGCAACGCATCATTTTCCACGTGTCCAAAGACGCAATGGACATTGATGGCATGGGTAAACAGATTGTGGAACGCTTTTTTGAACTGGGCTGGGTGCGCAATTTTGCGGATGTGTATAACCTCGATTTCACTCAAGTCGCCCAGTTGGAGGGCTTTGGTGAAAAATCGGCAACCAAGCTGCAAGCGGCCATTGAAAAGGCGAAGAAAAACCCGATTTCCCGGGTATTGTACAGTTTGAGCATCCACCATTTGGGCAAAAAAGTCTCCAAACTACTGGCCGCAGAAATCAACCATGTGCTGGACTTGAAAGACTGGCAAATTGAAGACTACACCAAAATCAAAGACGTAGGCCCCGTAGTAGCCGCCAATGCCATCGAGTTTTTTCAGAACGAACTAAATATTGAGCTCATTCAACAAATGGAGGCCTTGGGCGTCAATCTGCATCAAACCGAGGAAGACAAACCCAAAGCTGCATCTGCCGATGCACCGCTGGCGGGCAAAACCATCCTTTTTACCGGATCTCTCGCTAAAATGGGCCGCAAAGAAGCGCAGGAAAAAGCGGAGGCCGCCGGCGCCAAAAATATCAGTGCGGTAAGCAAAAACCTGGATATTCTGGTTGTGGGGGAAGAGGCTGGCTCGAAATTGAAAAAGGCGCGGGAACTGGGGACGGTGATGATTTTGACGGAGGATGAGTTTTTGGCGATGTTGGAGTAG
- a CDS encoding choice-of-anchor V domain-containing protein, with amino-acid sequence MKKSVLPLLTILAACWIVFTSNESGPGFQQGVDYTGSPLGGSFCGDCHSSGRYNTTLQVQLLDGTTPVTSYAPGKSYTIEVKVLTGSGTPAGFGYQTTVLVAGSNVQAGTMSAVPSGQRLITLGGRQYSEHTRPSTSNTFKIPWTAPAIGTGTVNVYAAGVAANGSGSSGDGANKTSLSLTESTSSALAAAKILPANMKVYPNPVVDFATLEVKGELEQQKLWVELLDVQGRKLQTQKLEHAPQAFQLQLDLKTLPRGMYWIRVSDGKRVKTVSLAK; translated from the coding sequence ATGAAAAAATCTGTACTTCCTCTTTTGACCATTTTGGCTGCTTGCTGGATTGTTTTCACCAGCAATGAATCTGGTCCCGGGTTTCAGCAGGGGGTCGATTACACCGGGTCTCCCTTGGGGGGAAGTTTTTGTGGGGATTGCCACAGTTCTGGTCGGTACAATACCACTTTGCAAGTGCAGCTGTTGGATGGAACCACCCCGGTTACCTCCTACGCGCCAGGCAAAAGTTACACCATCGAAGTAAAAGTCCTGACTGGTTCGGGCACGCCAGCCGGGTTTGGTTATCAGACTACCGTGCTTGTTGCCGGATCTAATGTTCAAGCGGGAACCATGAGCGCTGTACCTTCCGGGCAGAGACTCATTACATTAGGAGGCCGCCAATACAGCGAACACACCCGGCCTTCAACGTCCAATACCTTTAAAATTCCCTGGACGGCACCAGCCATTGGTACCGGAACCGTCAACGTTTATGCGGCGGGAGTAGCCGCCAACGGCAGTGGTTCGAGTGGCGATGGTGCCAATAAAACTTCCTTAAGCCTAACCGAGTCTACGTCAAGTGCTTTGGCTGCAGCGAAAATTTTACCCGCCAACATGAAGGTGTATCCCAATCCGGTAGTAGACTTTGCAACCCTTGAGGTCAAGGGTGAATTGGAGCAACAAAAGCTCTGGGTAGAATTGCTGGATGTACAGGGGCGCAAATTACAGACCCAAAAACTGGAACATGCTCCTCAGGCTTTCCAACTTCAATTGGATCTCAAAACTTTGCCCCGGGGTATGTACTGGATTCGGGTAAGTGATGGTAAACGGGTAAAAACCGTTTCATTGGCAAAATAA